A region from the Candidatus Palauibacter scopulicola genome encodes:
- the rplD gene encoding 50S ribosomal protein L4, with amino-acid sequence MKVATYSSDGAAGAERALPETPFDGTVNEDVLHQVVTAVLANRRQGTASTKTRSTVRGGSRKPWRQKGTGRARAGSIRSALWRGGSVVFGPQPRSYRVRVPRRIRQLAIRSALNTRAMNGDLALLEPLDFDSPKTRRVAALLAGIGRGSENVLLLTAGHKPDVHLSARNLPGVRVLPWGEASAYDVLWSDLVLVESSAFDTAGDAAGDGDA; translated from the coding sequence ATGAAAGTCGCGACGTACAGCTCCGACGGCGCCGCCGGGGCCGAGCGGGCCCTGCCCGAGACGCCGTTCGATGGCACGGTCAACGAAGACGTGCTCCATCAGGTCGTCACCGCTGTGCTGGCGAACCGCCGACAGGGGACGGCGTCGACGAAGACCCGCTCGACCGTTCGCGGAGGATCGCGGAAGCCCTGGCGCCAGAAAGGGACGGGACGCGCCCGCGCCGGCTCGATCCGTTCGGCGCTGTGGCGCGGCGGCTCGGTCGTCTTCGGCCCGCAGCCGCGCTCCTATCGGGTACGCGTGCCGAGGCGAATCCGTCAGCTGGCCATCCGTTCCGCACTCAACACGAGAGCCATGAACGGCGATCTCGCGCTCCTCGAGCCTCTGGACTTCGATTCGCCGAAGACCCGGCGCGTCGCCGCTCTGCTGGCCGGCATCGGCCGCGGTTCGGAAAACGTCCTTCTCCTGACGGCGGGCCACAAACCCGATGTCCACCTGTCGGCGAGAAACCTGCCCGGCGTGCGGGTGCTCCCATGGGGAGAGGCGTCGGCGTACGACGTCCTCTGGTCCGACCTGGTACTCGTCGAGTCGTCGGCCTTCGATACGGCGGGAGACGCCGCCGGGGACGGTGACGCATGA